From the genome of Camarhynchus parvulus chromosome 8, STF_HiC, whole genome shotgun sequence, one region includes:
- the MRPL37 gene encoding LOW QUALITY PROTEIN: 39S ribosomal protein L37, mitochondrial (The sequence of the model RefSeq protein was modified relative to this genomic sequence to represent the inferred CDS: deleted 2 bases in 1 codon), which translates to MAAMPKALRRAGVAAVAVRGLTRGIVTRAGRPRHRTPLPRTPWTVRGPPPEVLAEMAEPRPVREQVELDTVTYAERLHYVPGLARPRFPPWERGWRDPWHSPGPRYEEMPLYKERGCYICHQGVRMLEGVRQAQWLTKTKLVEGLPPAVQAIMDNPALGLQELEERAKHMVSHARLWDTAEAAPRRERYCPMLFENLIHICRLMSGKYPSLSKRMLARNCRIAATWERESILLQVRGLSGILVNSMTPIPPVASKEEILATKEHVLETFYPIAPTIDLQEVNVYKELNDTGFRDGYPYSHPHTLFFLESASVRTDRFRPEQLRAKMLMFAFGNALAKAKALHGNDPKVLEQPIVVQSIGTDGQLFQFMVFQLNTTDLVPNDGVKNLVWIDSDQNLYERAQCVPEVKKGVVTKPAGISGFQPDTFKKFLALYLHGTV; encoded by the exons atggcGGCGATGCCGAAGGCGCTGAGGCGGGCGGGGGTGGCGGCGGTGGCGGTGCGGGGCCTCACCCGCGGCATCGTCACCCgcgcggggcggccccgccaCCGCACGCCGCTTCCACGCACGCCCTGGACCGTGCGCGGGCCGCCGCCGGAGGTGCTGGCGGAGATGGCGGAGCCGCGGCCGGTGCGGGAGCAGGTGGAGCTGGACACCGTCACGTACGCGGAACGGCTGCACTACGtgcccggcctggcccggccGCGCTTCCCGCCCTGGGAGCGCGGCTGGCGCGACCCCTGGCACTCGCCGGGGCCGCGCTACGAGGAGATGCCGCTGTACAAGGAGCGCGGGTGCTACATCTGCCATCAGGGTGTCCGCATGCTGGAAG GAGTGCGGCAGGCGCAGTGGCTCACCAAGACGAAGCTCGTGGAAGGTTTGCCCCCAGCCGTGCAGGCCATTATGGATAACCCGGCCCTTGGGCTCCAGGAGCTCGAGGAGAGGGCGAAACACATGGTGTCCCACGCGCGGCTCTGGGACAcggcagaggctgctcccaggagggAACGATACTG CCCAATGCTGTTTGAAAACCTGATACATATATGCCGGTTAATGTCAGGGAAGTATCCTTCTCTGAGTAAAAGGATGTTGGCTAGAAACTGCAGGATAGCAGCAACGTGGGAAAGAG AATCCATCCTCCTTCAGGTCCGTGGCCTGAGTGGAATACTCGTGAACTCTATGACCCCAATACCACCAGTAGCCTCCAAGGAGGAGATACTGGCCACCAAAGAGCATGTTCTGGAGACCTTTTATCCCATTGCACCTACAATCGACCTTCAGGAGGTGAATGTGTACAAAGAGCTCAACGATACAG GTTTCAGAGATGGTTATCCCTACTCTCACCCTCACACCCTGTTCTTCCTGGAGTCTGCCAGCGTT CGCACTGACAGGTTCAGACCAGAACAGCTCCGTGCTAAAATGCTGATGTTTGCTTTTGGCAACGCGCTGGCCAAGGCCAAGGCGCTCCACGGG AATGATCCCAAGGTTTTAGAGCAGCCAATAGTGGTGCAAAGCATTGGCACAGATGGACAGCTCTTCCAGTTCATGGTGTTCCAGTTAAATACGACAGACCTTGTCCCTAATGACGGTGTAAAAAACCTAGTTTGGATTGACTCTGATCAGAACCTGTATGAGAGAGCCCAGTGTGTCCCAGAAGTCAAGAAAGGAGTTGTTACG AAGCCCGCTGGAATTTCTGGCTTTCAGCCAGACACATTCAAGAAGTTTCTGGCACTGTATCTGCATGGAACTGTGTGA